In Microvenator marinus, one genomic interval encodes:
- a CDS encoding tetratricopeptide repeat protein — protein sequence MYDPKFEELIEKMAAVAYFHLSEERWESALTALNELIKVKPDVWQFRTMRAEALRHLGRVEEALEDAKLAHKGAPDNDDVAISLAEIYMLNYKFTNAVELLNPVFNKGYNPELEPRQQTPQVQRAGFSLAVIQRVGNAASSVEAQA from the coding sequence ATGTACGATCCAAAATTTGAAGAACTTATCGAAAAAATGGCTGCTGTGGCGTACTTCCACCTCTCGGAGGAGCGTTGGGAATCAGCGCTCACGGCGCTCAACGAGCTTATCAAGGTCAAGCCTGATGTGTGGCAGTTTCGCACGATGCGTGCCGAAGCGTTGCGCCATTTAGGCCGAGTTGAAGAAGCTCTTGAGGACGCGAAGCTCGCGCACAAAGGCGCCCCGGACAATGACGACGTGGCTATCTCGCTCGCTGAGATCTATATGCTCAACTACAAGTTCACCAACGCGGTGGAGCTCTTGAACCCTGTGTTCAATAAGGGCTACAACCCGGAACTTGAGCCTCGGCAGCAAACACCACAGGTTCAGCGCGCAGGCTTCTCTTTGGCCGTGATTCAACGGGTTGGCAATGCGGCCAGCTCTGTAGAAGCGCAGGCTTGA
- a CDS encoding tryptophan 2,3-dioxygenase, with the protein MSTRAGSVAFTFEGRCDSNQVELLGEKNMTDEVNWDTSRQKVINYNSYLKVHELLSLQELESEPPAHDELLFITIHQAYELWFKQVLFELDTVVKRLQMDDVYEATRLLQRVLVIESLLVQQIHILETMTPRDFLSFRRVLNPASGFQSIQWREVEFLTGIRRGGVMKGIELTDAQRERLEDRLKAPSIRTEFFRLLQRKGFNVEIPADDEMLEGEALEQTYRELRRIYEHPERYFHIYSLCEALVQHDQNILMWRFHHVRVVERLIGTKQGTGGSPGVKYLESTLSKRAFPMLWAVRGLLSDDQFYGTSRGITQTLDGKDIND; encoded by the coding sequence GTGAGTACACGAGCAGGCTCAGTGGCGTTTACATTCGAGGGTCGTTGCGATAGCAATCAGGTCGAACTGCTCGGAGAGAAGAATATGACGGATGAAGTCAATTGGGATACCTCGCGCCAGAAGGTCATCAACTATAATTCGTACCTCAAAGTGCACGAACTCCTGAGTCTGCAGGAGCTCGAGTCTGAGCCGCCGGCACACGATGAGCTCCTCTTCATCACGATTCACCAGGCCTACGAGCTCTGGTTCAAACAGGTGCTCTTCGAGCTCGATACTGTGGTTAAGCGCTTGCAGATGGACGATGTGTACGAGGCGACAAGGCTTCTGCAACGCGTGCTCGTGATCGAGTCCCTGCTCGTCCAGCAGATCCACATTCTGGAGACGATGACGCCGCGCGATTTTCTCTCATTTAGGCGTGTGCTTAACCCCGCGAGCGGCTTTCAGTCGATTCAATGGCGTGAAGTTGAATTCTTAACCGGGATTCGTCGCGGTGGCGTGATGAAGGGCATCGAGCTGACCGATGCGCAGCGAGAGCGTCTTGAGGATAGGCTTAAGGCCCCGAGCATACGGACTGAGTTCTTTCGCCTCCTGCAGCGCAAGGGCTTCAACGTGGAGATTCCGGCCGATGACGAGATGTTGGAGGGAGAAGCGCTTGAGCAGACCTACAGGGAGTTGCGTCGAATCTACGAGCATCCCGAGCGCTATTTCCATATCTACTCGCTCTGCGAGGCCTTGGTGCAGCATGACCAAAACATTTTGATGTGGCGCTTCCATCATGTGCGTGTGGTCGAGCGCTTGATCGGTACTAAGCAAGGGACCGGCGGCTCACCGGGCGTCAAATACCTTGAGTCTACCTTGTCCAAACGCGCATTCCCGATGCTCTGGGCAGTCCGTGGGCTTTTGAGCGACGACCAGTTCTACGGTACATCGCGTGGCATCACCCAGACTCTGGATGGTAAGGACATCAACGATTAG
- a CDS encoding fructosamine kinase family protein, which translates to MNRLAQNIERLMGVAPRHITGLHGGSVSQVYRAQLGSEWVVIKVDSPEKLGIESQMLRYLGTQTALELPEVLVCEDGLLVMTYVENDGDSGAKAEDSAAAMLAGLHNIEADAFGFEFDTLIGGLHQPNPWTKSWVEFFGEHRLRHMATECSNHGQLGPREIDAVEDLISKLPELLPAESTPRLIHGDLWGGNILFNQGRVAGLVDPAIYFADAEIELAFSTLFSTFSPRFYKVYSELMPIAEGFWEWRKELYNVYPLLVHVRLFGGSYRAQLMGSVSKLLRL; encoded by the coding sequence ATGAATAGACTTGCCCAAAATATTGAACGACTGATGGGAGTGGCTCCGCGCCATATCACGGGTCTCCACGGTGGTTCCGTGTCTCAAGTCTATCGCGCTCAGTTGGGGTCTGAATGGGTTGTGATCAAGGTCGATTCGCCAGAAAAGCTGGGCATAGAATCGCAAATGCTCCGATATCTTGGGACCCAAACGGCTCTTGAGCTGCCCGAGGTATTGGTTTGCGAGGATGGACTGCTCGTCATGACGTATGTTGAGAACGATGGAGATAGTGGCGCCAAGGCAGAAGACTCGGCGGCGGCTATGCTTGCGGGTCTACACAACATCGAAGCTGACGCGTTCGGTTTTGAGTTCGATACGCTCATCGGCGGGCTTCATCAGCCCAATCCATGGACCAAGAGCTGGGTTGAGTTTTTTGGTGAGCACCGACTTCGCCACATGGCAACTGAGTGCTCAAATCATGGGCAACTGGGGCCGCGTGAGATTGATGCGGTGGAGGATTTGATCTCTAAACTGCCCGAACTATTGCCGGCTGAGTCCACACCGAGGCTGATTCACGGGGATCTTTGGGGCGGCAACATCCTGTTCAATCAGGGAAGAGTTGCTGGCCTGGTCGACCCCGCGATCTATTTTGCGGATGCCGAGATCGAACTCGCGTTTTCCACCTTGTTCTCTACGTTTTCGCCGCGGTTCTACAAAGTCTACAGCGAGTTGATGCCGATCGCTGAGGGCTTCTGGGAGTGGAGAAAAGAGCTCTACAATGTCTATCCACTCCTGGTTCATGTGCGGTTGTTTGGCGGCTCGTATCGTGCCCAGCTGATGGGTAGTGTTTCAAAACTGCTTCGTCTTTGA
- a CDS encoding GspE/PulE family protein: protein MIAKDLLLQEIQKMREISPAAIQDAKAHAQAAKTSVIDELIHAGAISEMDFLDAASKLHKIPIARADEVLNEVDQSVIGVLPMTYMEHEEVVPIRLEKKVAVVAATHPFAPFEEVSLAMGAVQTRRLLVTHTDFKRILSLAKLAREGQSTQDLPQVKPEDLLESSQYHSRMVDLFEGILLDAIGARASDIHLEKYEDQVKLRYRVDGHLEEVRRITISAMELRGIVNVVKINANMDITEKRLPQGGRMRRRAHNTIFDLRIQTQPSLYGEHLVIRLLPQNKKVLTVEDLGFQESEAARYRRVLNSPQGLILVVGPTGSGKSTTLYAGLMELAQDPSIKIITVEDPIEYAIAGVQQTQVNSEIGFNFADAMRAFVREDPDVILVGEIRDHETALEAIRASQTGHLVLSTLHCNDAVDAVQRLFDLEIHPNSLASELIAVVAQRLVRRICEHCREPAEPDPEILSELFSGEVPQHFKCFRGKGCARCEGKGTRGRIATFEFLRVDEAFRQGISRQLTVDDLRHIGYKSGLKPIRNHLIELVLRGITPLDEVPKTLSIEQMAPHPM from the coding sequence ATGATTGCTAAAGATCTTTTGCTCCAAGAAATCCAAAAAATGCGCGAGATTTCGCCCGCCGCGATTCAGGACGCAAAGGCCCACGCACAAGCCGCAAAAACCAGCGTGATCGACGAACTCATTCACGCTGGAGCAATCTCAGAAATGGACTTTTTGGACGCGGCTTCAAAGCTCCACAAGATCCCTATCGCCAGAGCCGACGAAGTCCTCAATGAGGTAGACCAGTCGGTCATCGGCGTGCTCCCCATGACCTATATGGAGCACGAAGAAGTGGTCCCGATCCGACTCGAAAAGAAGGTGGCTGTGGTCGCAGCAACACACCCCTTTGCACCCTTCGAAGAGGTCTCGCTCGCCATGGGCGCCGTTCAAACTCGGCGATTGCTGGTCACACACACTGATTTCAAGCGGATTCTCTCCCTCGCAAAGCTCGCACGCGAAGGCCAATCCACCCAAGATCTCCCTCAGGTAAAGCCAGAAGACCTCCTCGAAAGCTCCCAGTATCACTCGCGAATGGTCGACCTCTTTGAAGGCATCTTGCTCGATGCTATCGGCGCCAGAGCCAGTGATATTCACCTCGAGAAGTACGAAGACCAGGTCAAGCTACGCTACCGCGTCGACGGTCACCTCGAAGAAGTTCGACGCATCACAATCTCAGCGATGGAGCTACGCGGCATCGTCAACGTGGTGAAAATCAACGCCAACATGGACATCACCGAAAAGCGCCTGCCTCAAGGTGGACGCATGCGAAGGCGTGCCCACAATACGATTTTCGACCTGAGAATCCAGACCCAGCCTTCGCTCTATGGCGAGCACCTTGTGATCCGCCTTTTGCCGCAAAACAAGAAGGTGCTCACGGTCGAGGACCTTGGCTTTCAAGAATCGGAAGCGGCGCGCTATCGCCGGGTTCTAAACAGCCCGCAAGGCCTCATCTTGGTGGTCGGCCCTACGGGCTCTGGGAAATCCACCACTCTCTACGCGGGGCTCATGGAGCTCGCCCAAGACCCATCGATCAAGATCATTACGGTCGAAGACCCCATCGAGTATGCAATTGCTGGCGTTCAGCAAACCCAGGTCAATTCCGAAATCGGCTTCAACTTTGCGGACGCGATGCGCGCCTTTGTGCGCGAAGACCCCGACGTTATTTTGGTGGGCGAAATCCGAGACCACGAAACCGCGCTCGAGGCGATTCGCGCGTCACAGACAGGGCACTTGGTGCTCTCCACCCTTCACTGCAACGACGCTGTGGACGCGGTCCAACGCCTCTTCGACCTCGAGATTCACCCCAATTCCCTCGCTTCCGAACTAATCGCGGTGGTCGCGCAGCGCCTGGTACGCAGAATTTGTGAGCATTGCCGCGAACCCGCCGAACCTGACCCAGAGATCCTCTCGGAACTCTTCTCCGGCGAAGTGCCTCAACATTTCAAATGTTTCCGGGGAAAGGGATGCGCGCGTTGCGAAGGGAAAGGAACCCGCGGCCGGATTGCCACCTTCGAATTCCTGCGCGTCGACGAAGCTTTTCGCCAGGGAATCTCGCGCCAACTGACCGTAGATGACCTGCGCCATATCGGATACAAGTCGGGACTCAAACCAATCCGAAATCACCTCATCGAACTCGTCTTGCGCGGCATCACGCCGCTAGACGAAGTCCCCAAAACACTCTCCATTGAACAAATGGCACCGCACCCCATGTAA
- a CDS encoding 6-pyruvoyl-tetrahydropterin synthase-related protein, with product MKELLVKLAPAGGFLLLAVLLFVFRWMSDPFWWFSVAALLAAGLVIWEVLGPQLSALWNREYSPRILRGRTIRLGPAAVDLVVFLGLLGLTIAILPEIAQGHRLVNHDHPVHYFKAWQLKESFLEQGRLYGWSHLWYAGYPAQMLYPIGVDLLIIGIWAAGLGFITMSKAYAWAFLLFWFLQGWSLYMVGRATVGRWAGLFAAIFVLSDTASFRFGGWEYAGEWGVWPNSLSIALGMMAVAYLPRVLHDHKSWRPVALFGFWMGCGLITHPMQIMHLAILVPVAALVLIASEAKGSRAVGLIRLGAASGIGALIGALWVLPFLGAKDASENYGVAWRTSFDMGSRLFHANLLEGSWVVPSVLAVFGVLALAFNRQFKHAFLGVMAVVLLGTASTTFLSAFNLVDLSDSFTFVQYQRFSILLKPYAFLAAGFAIVAIFRTAKSPQWQGARGGLLIRFLVVGVLASPIIFGVFDTYRNKGFERRVTLEKNRPYRVERPKAADWLNEQWAKKKPDEFWRTALYVGGHDHGFTDIGARLKMPVYKIGYTPAETFTYKMEARNPTVLKAVNVRYILASKSLPGSQFKLIETFGGLKIYEFKEWTPDPFVVREGKADVTLKSWSDERIVFDLNVDEPGVFQLNVSDFSRWHATLAGEELEITAEPIATEEERSGMMTVPMKKSGELVFEYRSGAREKLAILFFLLGMLLVIFLLIHPALLKRLDPLGAKVASLETRFERPVQLAAAAVISGAVVVALILAAWVPGSKEEDDAERQFDFTSKIHTANVSQKVGARLRHCPWVLGHHVCDEEDYKHVQATFVDIEKSWRRCIWAHPENGRVTQISFNNTPGGTHLRGWYGIANSGKGGSAKVDFKIALDGIVELDEKTKKDDQLHPFELELEKNFSGDVQFQISAPDQGKRHFCFFAETVEYPEK from the coding sequence ATGAAAGAATTGCTGGTCAAATTGGCACCCGCCGGAGGCTTCTTACTCCTCGCGGTCTTGCTCTTCGTGTTCAGGTGGATGAGCGACCCCTTCTGGTGGTTCTCGGTGGCGGCATTGCTCGCTGCTGGCCTTGTGATTTGGGAAGTCCTTGGCCCCCAACTCAGCGCGCTCTGGAATCGCGAATACTCGCCCCGAATTCTTCGCGGGCGCACCATTCGTCTTGGGCCCGCCGCGGTAGATTTGGTCGTATTTCTAGGTCTTCTCGGCCTCACAATCGCGATACTTCCTGAGATTGCCCAAGGCCATCGCCTCGTCAACCACGACCACCCGGTCCACTACTTCAAGGCCTGGCAGCTCAAAGAAAGCTTCCTCGAACAAGGCAGACTCTACGGCTGGAGCCACCTCTGGTACGCCGGCTACCCCGCACAAATGCTCTACCCGATCGGCGTCGACCTCCTGATCATCGGTATCTGGGCGGCGGGACTCGGTTTCATCACCATGTCCAAGGCCTACGCCTGGGCTTTTCTTCTCTTCTGGTTCCTCCAAGGCTGGTCACTCTACATGGTTGGCCGGGCGACCGTTGGGCGCTGGGCAGGGCTCTTTGCCGCGATCTTTGTACTCAGCGACACCGCATCGTTCCGCTTCGGCGGCTGGGAATACGCCGGCGAATGGGGGGTCTGGCCAAACTCGCTCTCCATCGCTCTCGGAATGATGGCGGTGGCTTACCTTCCGCGTGTGCTCCACGACCACAAATCATGGCGCCCCGTGGCGCTCTTCGGGTTCTGGATGGGTTGCGGACTCATCACGCACCCCATGCAAATCATGCATTTGGCTATCTTGGTGCCCGTGGCGGCACTCGTGCTCATCGCGTCGGAGGCCAAGGGTTCGCGAGCCGTGGGGCTGATTCGGCTCGGCGCAGCATCGGGCATCGGAGCTTTGATAGGCGCGTTGTGGGTCTTGCCGTTCCTCGGCGCAAAAGACGCCTCCGAGAACTACGGAGTCGCATGGCGCACGTCGTTCGACATGGGTTCTCGGCTCTTCCACGCAAACCTGCTCGAGGGCTCCTGGGTGGTCCCCAGCGTGCTCGCCGTCTTCGGCGTGCTCGCCCTCGCGTTCAACCGCCAGTTCAAACACGCGTTCCTCGGGGTGATGGCTGTAGTCCTGCTGGGTACGGCGTCCACCACCTTCTTAAGCGCATTTAACCTCGTGGATCTGAGCGATTCGTTTACCTTCGTTCAGTACCAACGCTTTTCGATTCTGCTCAAACCCTATGCGTTCCTGGCCGCTGGGTTTGCGATTGTCGCAATCTTCAGAACCGCAAAATCTCCACAATGGCAAGGTGCCCGCGGCGGCCTGCTCATTCGATTCTTAGTCGTCGGAGTGCTCGCCTCGCCCATCATTTTCGGCGTGTTTGACACCTACAGGAACAAAGGTTTTGAGCGCCGCGTCACTCTGGAAAAGAACCGGCCTTATCGCGTCGAGCGCCCGAAGGCTGCCGACTGGCTAAACGAGCAGTGGGCCAAGAAAAAGCCCGATGAATTTTGGCGCACCGCCCTCTACGTAGGTGGCCACGACCACGGATTTACGGATATCGGCGCGCGCCTAAAAATGCCCGTCTACAAGATCGGCTACACGCCGGCCGAGACCTTCACTTATAAGATGGAGGCCCGAAACCCCACTGTACTAAAGGCCGTCAACGTCAGGTATATCCTGGCGAGCAAGTCCTTACCCGGGAGCCAGTTCAAGCTGATCGAGACCTTTGGTGGACTCAAAATCTACGAGTTCAAGGAGTGGACGCCAGACCCGTTTGTGGTGCGCGAAGGCAAAGCCGACGTCACCCTCAAGTCGTGGTCGGATGAGCGCATCGTCTTTGATCTAAACGTCGACGAACCCGGGGTCTTCCAGCTCAACGTCTCCGATTTCTCAAGGTGGCACGCCACGCTGGCTGGTGAAGAGCTCGAGATCACGGCCGAGCCCATTGCTACGGAGGAAGAACGCTCGGGCATGATGACCGTACCCATGAAAAAATCGGGCGAATTGGTCTTCGAGTACCGCTCCGGCGCACGGGAAAAACTCGCGATCCTCTTCTTCTTGCTTGGCATGTTACTCGTGATTTTCCTGCTGATTCACCCGGCACTCTTGAAACGCCTTGATCCCCTTGGCGCCAAGGTAGCAAGCCTCGAAACGCGATTTGAGCGACCGGTGCAGCTCGCGGCTGCGGCGGTGATCAGCGGAGCCGTAGTCGTGGCCCTAATCCTCGCCGCGTGGGTTCCCGGCTCCAAAGAAGAAGACGACGCGGAACGACAATTCGATTTCACGTCCAAGATTCACACAGCGAACGTCTCCCAGAAGGTCGGAGCGCGGCTTCGGCATTGCCCGTGGGTGCTCGGCCACCATGTGTGCGACGAAGAAGACTATAAGCACGTTCAGGCCACATTCGTGGATATTGAGAAGAGCTGGCGGCGCTGCATCTGGGCCCATCCGGAGAACGGACGCGTCACACAAATCTCCTTCAATAACACGCCCGGCGGCACACACCTTCGCGGGTGGTACGGCATCGCCAATTCGGGCAAGGGAGGCTCGGCCAAAGTCGACTTCAAAATCGCCCTCGATGGAATCGTAGAGCTCGACGAAAAAACCAAGAAAGACGATCAACTCCACCCATTCGAGCTTGAACTCGAGAAAAATTTCTCTGGCGACGTTCAGTTCCAGATCTCCGCACCAGATCAAGGGAAGAGACACTTCTGCTTCTTCGCAGAGACCGTCGAATACCCAGAAAAATGA
- the dnaE gene encoding DNA polymerase III subunit alpha gives MSQFVHLHVHTQYSLLDGALRIPDLMSKVKEMGMGAVAMTDHGNLYGAVDFQKAAKKKGLKSIIGCEMYVTLQPYTESTDPKSYHLTVLAQNLKGYKNLMLLNSYGWLYGLHERTNTPRIDFELLSQHHEGLIVLSGDLGGEVNQQILRGELAQARETATKYRDLLGPDHYYLELMDNALDEQRKCNEELIQIGEELGIPLVATSDCHYLNREDARAHAVLMCIQLGKSVDLERVLEHGVDQLYVRSPDEMIQAFSHVPEAISNTVKIAEMCDLEIPLGQVFLPQYDVPEEFLKSGEITDIKVGIREYFKFISREGLQARFDEFSSIGKAVDEDEYRERLEVELDVICNMDFPGYFLIVWDFINWAKENGIPVGPGRGSGAGSLVAYAMSITDIDPIPYELLFERFLNPERVSMPDFDIDFCMNRRLEVIQYVTEKYGQHNVGQIITYGQLKARACIRDVGRALNFSFGETDRIAKLVPEELGISLEDALKKEPRLQEMCDAEPAVKDLFDIALSLENLNRQAGIHAAGVVISEGVLWDYVPICRGANGEIVTQFAKNEVEEAGLVKFDFLGLKTLTVVDDAVRLINHQRGIRGEEPFDIRTIPLDDPSVYKLISAGNTTGVFQLESSGFQELLIKLKPDCFEDIVAAVALYRPGPLGSGMVDDFVDRKHGRKRVEYPHPWLEETLKPTYGVMVYQEQVMRTAQVMAGYTLGGADILRRAMGKKKPEEMAKQKAIFIEGAEKLEVETRKAEEIFELMEFFAGYGFNKSHSAAYALITYQTAYLKCHYEVEFMAALMTNDRDNTDKIVRFINEAKGMGIDVLPPDVNESGLDFGVVEGKIRFGLGAIKGVGAAVIETIVETRNEGGRFKNIFDFCARVDSKKLNKRTLETLVRCGAFDSVGPHDGSLYIGDIALARAQMVAVIDQAVDQGSKAQHDKAVGQSSLFGMMAPAAQETFLEVSFPDVPALSDTEILDSEKTLLGFYVTGHPLDRFDREVGLYGVTAAAQIVQYGNNRDTVAVAGVITEYRERPLKSGNGRMAFLQFEDKSGAVEVLVFASVFAEYEETIKSGQPLLVKGSVFEDGDGDAKQRKVRAESFVQMAEARRERVTKVKLEINVSEVKNGELEKVQQLLRDHAGTCQTSLAMCLDREHGQGRVELSLSEQFWVDPTDEFLMNVERVFRRSIVTMA, from the coding sequence ATGTCTCAGTTTGTTCATCTCCACGTCCATACTCAGTATTCGCTTCTCGACGGTGCGCTTCGCATTCCGGACTTGATGTCCAAAGTCAAAGAGATGGGGATGGGAGCCGTGGCGATGACAGACCACGGCAATTTGTACGGTGCTGTGGACTTCCAAAAGGCGGCGAAAAAGAAGGGGCTCAAGTCGATTATCGGCTGTGAGATGTACGTCACCCTGCAGCCTTACACCGAGAGCACAGACCCTAAGAGCTATCACCTCACCGTGCTCGCCCAGAACCTCAAAGGCTATAAGAATCTGATGCTCCTGAATTCGTACGGGTGGCTCTATGGCCTTCATGAGCGCACGAACACGCCGCGGATAGATTTTGAGCTCTTAAGTCAGCATCATGAGGGCTTGATCGTTCTCAGCGGGGACCTCGGCGGTGAGGTCAACCAGCAGATTCTGCGCGGGGAGCTCGCACAGGCGCGTGAAACGGCGACCAAGTATCGCGACCTGCTTGGGCCGGACCACTATTACCTCGAGCTCATGGACAACGCGCTCGATGAGCAACGCAAGTGCAATGAGGAGCTCATTCAAATCGGCGAGGAGCTTGGAATTCCATTGGTTGCGACGAGCGATTGTCATTACCTCAATCGTGAGGACGCAAGGGCCCATGCGGTTCTAATGTGTATTCAGCTTGGGAAATCGGTGGATTTGGAGCGGGTGCTCGAACACGGTGTAGACCAGCTCTATGTGAGAAGTCCCGACGAGATGATTCAGGCGTTTAGCCACGTGCCTGAGGCCATTTCAAATACGGTCAAGATCGCCGAGATGTGCGACCTCGAAATCCCGCTTGGGCAAGTCTTTTTACCGCAATACGACGTGCCAGAGGAGTTCTTGAAGTCCGGTGAGATAACCGACATCAAGGTCGGTATCCGGGAGTACTTCAAGTTCATTTCGCGTGAGGGTTTGCAGGCGCGTTTCGATGAGTTTAGTTCCATAGGCAAGGCGGTTGATGAGGACGAGTATCGCGAACGCCTCGAGGTTGAGCTCGACGTGATTTGCAATATGGACTTCCCAGGATACTTCCTCATCGTTTGGGACTTCATCAACTGGGCCAAAGAAAACGGAATTCCGGTTGGGCCAGGTCGCGGTTCGGGTGCCGGCTCACTGGTTGCGTACGCGATGTCGATTACAGATATCGACCCAATTCCTTACGAACTTCTCTTCGAGCGCTTCTTGAATCCTGAGCGCGTCTCGATGCCGGACTTCGATATCGACTTCTGCATGAACAGGCGCCTCGAGGTCATTCAGTACGTCACCGAGAAGTACGGGCAGCATAACGTGGGCCAGATTATCACCTACGGGCAGCTCAAGGCGCGTGCCTGTATCCGCGACGTTGGGCGTGCGCTGAACTTTAGTTTTGGAGAGACGGACCGTATCGCAAAGCTCGTCCCTGAAGAGCTCGGAATCTCGCTTGAGGACGCACTCAAAAAGGAGCCTCGTCTCCAGGAGATGTGCGACGCCGAGCCCGCCGTCAAAGACCTCTTTGATATCGCGCTCTCGCTCGAAAACCTCAACCGTCAGGCGGGCATCCACGCGGCGGGTGTGGTGATTTCCGAGGGCGTACTCTGGGATTACGTCCCGATTTGTCGTGGCGCAAACGGCGAGATTGTCACGCAGTTTGCGAAGAACGAGGTTGAGGAAGCGGGCCTTGTGAAGTTCGACTTCTTGGGACTCAAGACGCTCACGGTGGTGGACGACGCGGTGCGGCTTATCAATCACCAGCGCGGCATCCGTGGTGAAGAGCCCTTTGATATTCGGACTATTCCGCTCGACGATCCGTCGGTCTACAAGTTGATTTCTGCCGGAAATACCACGGGTGTCTTCCAGCTAGAGTCCTCGGGTTTCCAAGAACTCCTTATCAAGCTCAAGCCCGACTGCTTTGAGGATATCGTGGCTGCGGTGGCGCTCTACCGTCCGGGACCGCTCGGCTCGGGCATGGTGGACGATTTCGTGGACCGCAAACACGGGCGAAAGCGCGTGGAGTACCCGCACCCATGGCTCGAGGAAACGCTCAAACCTACGTATGGTGTGATGGTCTATCAGGAACAGGTGATGCGTACGGCGCAGGTGATGGCGGGCTATACGCTCGGTGGCGCCGATATTTTGCGGCGCGCGATGGGCAAGAAGAAGCCTGAGGAAATGGCCAAACAAAAGGCTATTTTCATTGAAGGCGCCGAGAAACTCGAGGTTGAAACACGCAAAGCGGAAGAGATCTTCGAACTGATGGAGTTCTTCGCGGGCTACGGCTTCAACAAGTCGCACTCGGCCGCATACGCGCTCATCACCTATCAAACCGCGTATTTGAAATGCCATTACGAAGTGGAATTCATGGCGGCTCTGATGACGAACGACCGTGATAACACGGATAAAATCGTTCGATTCATCAACGAAGCTAAAGGCATGGGGATCGATGTTTTGCCTCCCGACGTCAACGAATCCGGGCTCGATTTCGGTGTGGTCGAGGGCAAGATTCGCTTCGGACTCGGTGCTATCAAGGGTGTTGGAGCAGCGGTGATCGAGACGATCGTCGAGACGCGGAACGAGGGTGGTAGGTTTAAGAATATCTTTGATTTCTGTGCTCGTGTGGACTCGAAGAAGCTCAATAAACGCACGCTTGAGACGCTGGTGCGTTGTGGGGCGTTTGACTCGGTTGGGCCGCACGACGGCTCGCTCTATATCGGTGATATTGCCCTCGCCCGCGCGCAGATGGTGGCCGTGATTGACCAGGCCGTTGACCAGGGCTCTAAGGCACAACACGACAAGGCTGTAGGGCAGTCGAGCCTCTTTGGAATGATGGCGCCCGCGGCGCAGGAGACGTTCTTAGAAGTCTCGTTCCCGGACGTTCCGGCGCTTTCGGACACGGAGATTCTGGACTCTGAGAAGACGCTCCTTGGGTTCTACGTGACCGGGCATCCCCTAGATCGGTTTGACCGAGAAGTCGGCCTCTACGGGGTCACAGCAGCGGCTCAGATCGTTCAGTACGGGAACAACCGCGATACGGTGGCAGTGGCTGGCGTGATTACGGAATATCGCGAGCGACCGCTCAAGAGCGGCAACGGTCGTATGGCATTCCTTCAGTTTGAGGATAAGTCGGGTGCGGTTGAGGTCCTTGTGTTCGCCTCGGTTTTTGCGGAGTACGAGGAGACCATCAAGTCCGGGCAGCCGCTTCTGGTCAAAGGATCCGTGTTTGAAGACGGGGATGGTGACGCCAAACAACGCAAGGTTCGTGCTGAGAGTTTTGTGCAGATGGCCGAAGCCCGGCGCGAGCGGGTGACCAAGGTGAAGCTTGAGATCAACGTTTCTGAGGTCAAGAACGGGGAGCTCGAGAAAGTGCAGCAACTTCTTCGAGACCACGCTGGCACATGTCAGACAAGCCTCGCCATGTGCCTTGACCGCGAACACGGGCAAGGCCGTGTGGAACTCAGCCTCTCTGAACAATTCTGGGTGGACCCCACAGACGAATTCTTGATGAACGTTGAGAGGGTCTTTCGGCGTTCGATTGTGACGATGGCGTAG